The DNA sequence CGCTCCCTCGGGAGCCACCCTTTTGCATTTTAAGTTGTTACATCTACATCAGTTACAATCCTCACCAAACCGCCTCACAATGATCGATTCCCACGGCAATTTCTACACCGCGTAGGTGTACCTTTTTACACCTACGCGGTAGGGAAATTATTACTTATAACAAGAATGGAAACCCCGAAACCATAAAAGATGCCAAAAATCATGTTACTACATATAATTACGACTTGTTAAACAGACTAACAAATGTAACATATGAATACAACGAACAGATTAACTATATCTATGACAAGATGGGTAATCTCAAGACAAAGAAAGACCAAAATAACAACATCGTAACTTACGACTATGATGATAGTTACAGGTTAAAGATAAAGACATATCAGGACAC is a window from the Candidatus Omnitrophota bacterium genome containing:
- a CDS encoding RHS repeat protein, producing the protein MPTAISTPRRCTFLHLRGREIITYNKNGNPETIKDAKNHVTTYNYDLLNRLTNVTYEYNEQINYIYDKMGNLKTKKDQNNNIVTYDYDDSYRLKIKTYQDT